One Thermus islandicus DSM 21543 genomic window carries:
- the rplT gene encoding 50S ribosomal protein L20 codes for MPRAKTGVVRRRKHKKILKLAKGYWGLRSKSFRKARETLFAAGNYAYRDRKRKKRDFRRLWIVRINAACRQHGLNYSSFMNGLKKAGIALDRKVLADLAVREPRVFAELVEKAKAARA; via the coding sequence ATGCCGCGCGCCAAGACGGGAGTCGTCCGCCGCCGGAAGCACAAGAAGATCCTGAAGCTGGCCAAGGGCTACTGGGGCCTGCGCTCCAAGAGCTTCCGCAAGGCCCGGGAAACCCTCTTTGCCGCTGGGAACTACGCCTACCGCGACCGCAAGCGGAAGAAGCGGGATTTCCGGAGGCTTTGGATCGTGCGCATCAACGCCGCTTGCCGCCAGCACGGCCTCAACTACTCCAGCTTCATGAACGGCCTTAAGAAGGCGGGGATTGCCCTTGACCGGAAGGTGCTGGCCGACCTGGCGGTGCGGGAGCCGCGGGTCTTCGCGGAGCTGGTGGAGAAGGCCAAGGCGGCCCGGGCCTGA
- the rpmI gene encoding 50S ribosomal protein L35 → MPKMKTHKGAKKRVKVTASGKVVAMKTGKRHLNWHKSGKAIRQKGRKFTLAKPEAERLKLLLPYA, encoded by the coding sequence ATGCCGAAGATGAAGACCCATAAGGGCGCCAAGAAGCGGGTGAAGGTTACCGCTTCGGGCAAGGTGGTGGCCATGAAGACCGGCAAACGGCACCTGAACTGGCACAAGTCGGGGAAGGCGATCCGGCAGAAGGGACGGAAGTTCACCCTGGCCAAGCCGGAGGCGGAGCGCCTCAAGCTCCTCCTCCCCTACGCCTAG
- a CDS encoding enoyl-CoA hydratase/isomerase family protein, which yields MVQTERGRVATVFLNDPERRNPLSPEMVGGLLEALEALEADPGVRVVVLTGKGRAFSAGADLAFLEKVTELGAEENYRHSLSLMRLFHRLYTFPKPTVAAVNGPAVAGGAGLALASDLVVMDEEAQMGFTEVRIGFVAALVSVLLTRAVGEKVAKDLLLTGRLLGAEEAKALGLVNRLAAPGKALEEARALAEEVAANAPTSLRLTKELLLALPGMGLEEGFRLAALANAWVRETGDLKEGIRAFFERRKPRF from the coding sequence ATGGTCCAGACGGAAAGAGGCCGGGTGGCCACGGTCTTCCTCAACGACCCCGAGCGGCGTAACCCCCTTTCCCCGGAGATGGTAGGGGGGCTCTTGGAGGCGCTGGAGGCCCTCGAGGCCGACCCCGGGGTGAGGGTGGTGGTCCTCACGGGCAAGGGCCGAGCCTTCAGCGCCGGGGCGGACCTGGCCTTTTTGGAAAAGGTCACGGAGCTTGGGGCCGAGGAGAACTACCGCCACTCCCTCTCCCTCATGCGGCTCTTCCACCGCCTTTACACCTTTCCCAAGCCCACCGTGGCGGCAGTGAACGGTCCGGCGGTGGCGGGGGGGGCCGGCCTCGCCTTGGCCTCGGACCTGGTGGTGATGGACGAGGAGGCCCAGATGGGCTTCACCGAGGTGAGGATCGGGTTTGTGGCCGCCTTGGTCTCTGTTCTCCTCACCCGGGCCGTGGGGGAGAAGGTGGCCAAGGACCTCCTCCTCACGGGGAGGCTCTTAGGGGCAGAGGAGGCCAAGGCCCTGGGCCTCGTAAACCGCCTGGCCGCGCCGGGAAAGGCCTTGGAAGAGGCCCGGGCCCTGGCGGAGGAGGTAGCGGCCAATGCCCCCACCTCCCTCCGCCTTACCAAAGAACTCCTCCTCGCCCTCCCGGGCATGGGCCTCGAGGAGGGCTTCCGCCTGGCGGCCCTGGCCAACGCTTGGGTGCGGGAGACCGGGGATCTGAAGGAGGGCATCCGCGCCTTCTTTGAACGGCGCAAACCCCGGTTCTAA
- a CDS encoding thioesterase family protein yields the protein MRPIPQGYEAVFETVVTEEMTVNFEELGPVHPVYATYWMAKHMELAGRKIILPFLEEGEEGIGSYVEVRHLASALPGMRVRIVARHERTEGNRVYAVMEAYNELGDLMGKGRTEQVILPKAKVEALFARLKERWAQKKGRA from the coding sequence ATGCGCCCCATTCCCCAAGGCTACGAGGCGGTCTTTGAGACCGTGGTCACCGAGGAGATGACGGTGAACTTTGAGGAGCTCGGCCCCGTCCATCCTGTCTACGCCACCTACTGGATGGCCAAGCACATGGAGCTGGCGGGCCGGAAGATCATCCTGCCCTTCCTGGAAGAAGGCGAGGAAGGGATCGGGAGCTATGTGGAGGTGCGGCACCTGGCCTCGGCGCTACCGGGGATGCGGGTGCGCATCGTGGCCCGCCACGAGCGCACCGAGGGAAATCGCGTCTACGCCGTCATGGAGGCCTACAACGAGCTTGGCGACCTGATGGGCAAGGGGCGGACGGAGCAGGTGATCCTGCCCAAGGCCAAGGTGGAGGCCCTCTTCGCTCGCCTCAAGGAGAGGTGGGCGCAGAAAAAGGGCAGGGCCTAA
- the infC gene encoding translation initiation factor IF-3, translating to MKEYLTNERIRAKQVRVIGPEGQQLGIMDTREALRLAEEQGLDLVLVGPTADPPVARIMDYSKWRYQQQVAEKEARKKAKRTEVKSIKFRVKIDTHDYQTKLGHIKRFLEEGHKVKVTIMFRGREMSHPELGQRLLERVAEDLKGVAVVEMKPELLGRDMNMLLAPAKVSA from the coding sequence ATAAAGGAATACCTGACCAACGAGCGGATCCGCGCCAAGCAGGTCCGGGTCATCGGGCCCGAGGGGCAGCAGCTCGGCATCATGGACACCCGGGAGGCCTTGCGCCTGGCCGAGGAGCAGGGGCTGGACCTGGTTCTGGTGGGTCCCACGGCCGATCCCCCCGTGGCCCGCATCATGGACTACTCCAAGTGGCGCTACCAGCAGCAGGTGGCGGAGAAGGAGGCCCGGAAAAAGGCCAAGCGCACCGAGGTCAAGTCCATCAAGTTCCGGGTCAAAATAGACACCCACGACTATCAGACCAAGCTGGGCCATATCAAGCGCTTCCTGGAGGAAGGCCACAAGGTTAAGGTGACCATCATGTTCCGGGGGCGGGAGATGAGCCATCCTGAGCTCGGGCAGCGGCTCCTGGAGCGGGTGGCCGAGGACCTCAAGGGCGTGGCCGTGGTGGAGATGAAGCCCGAACTCCTAGGCCGGGACATGAACATGCTCCTGGCCCCGGCCAAGGTTTCCGCCTAG